Proteins co-encoded in one Hirundo rustica isolate bHirRus1 chromosome 18, bHirRus1.pri.v3, whole genome shotgun sequence genomic window:
- the DHRS7C gene encoding dehydrogenase/reductase SDR family member 7C, with protein sequence MGIFSVLALPLLLIGISGIIYIYQSVRWLLSKSAVQNKVVVITDAISGLGKECSRVFHAGGARLVLCGRTWEKLEALYDALISVTDPSTTYAPKLILLDITDISCIRDVAKEILNCYGCVDILINNASMKVKGAVQSISLELDKKIMDANYFGPITLTKAILPNMISRRTGQIVLINSIQGKIGIPFRAAYAASKHAAVGFFDCLRAEMEEFDISVSTVSPTFICSYHRQPAPGNWEASIWKFFFRKVSYGVHPVEVAEEVLATVSRKKQEVLMANPIPRAAVYIRTFFPELFFAVVASGIREKLKTEEEN encoded by the exons ATGGGTATCTTTTCTGTGCTTGCTCTACCACTGCTTCTGATAGGGATAAGTggaattatttatatttaccaGTCGGTCAGGTGGCTGCTGTCCAAGTCAGCGGTGCAGAACAAGGTAGTGGTGATCACGGATGCCATCTCTGGACTAGGCAAGG AATGTTCTCGTGTGTTTCATGCAGGAGGAGCAAGGCTTGTGTTGTGTGGCAGGACATGGGAAAAGTTAGAAGCTTTGTATGATGCCTTAATTAGCGTGACAGACCCCAGCACG ACCTATGCCCCAAAGCTGATACTCCTGGATATCACAGACATAAGCTGCATTCGAGATGTAGCTAAGGAGATCCTGAACTGCTATGGCTGTGTGGATATCCTGATCAACAATGCAAGCATGAAGGTGAAAGGAGCAGTGCAGAGCATTTCACTGGAACTTGATAAGAAGATAATGGATGCCAACTATTTTGGACCGATAACATTAACCaaag CCATTCTTCCTAACATGATCTCAAGAAGAACTGGCCAAATTGTTCTCATTAATAGCATCCAAGGGAAAATAGGGATTCCATTTCGTGCAGCTT atgctGCTTCCAAGCATGCTGCTGTGGGCTTTTTTGATTGTCTTAGAGCTGAAATGGAAGAGTTTGATATTTCTGTCAGCACCGTGAGCCCAACCTTCATCTGCTCATACCATCGCCAGCCAGCACCAGGCAACTGGGAGGCATCTATTTGGAAAT TCTTTTTCAGGAAGGTGTCCTACGGCGTGCACCCCGTGGAGGTGGCAGAGGAAGTCCTTGCCACAGTGAGCAGGAAGAAGCAGGAGGTGCTCATGGCCAATCCcatccccagagcagcagtgtaCATCAGAACATTCTTCCCCGAGCTGTTTTTTGCCGTTGTTGCCTCAGGGATTAGGGAAAAGCTGAAGACAGAAGAGGAaaactga
- the BLOC1S3 gene encoding biogenesis of lysosome-related organelles complex 1 subunit 3, giving the protein MAAPRPPRVVPGEASESDSEPELLVGTVGEGPGAGLKVPGEASETEEEEEEEEEEEEEEEQRPKTPPVLAEEPAALWGGGPSLLQQRLREGTGRLRGAVGSVLRQSYGSAARSLGGLGGALSRAQVTAAAAAHCLRLARRDLRAVADTIDIVTACHLLPDIRGQL; this is encoded by the coding sequence ATGGCCGCCCCCCGCCCACCCCGGGTGGTGCCGGGCGAAGCCTCGGAGAGCGATTCGGAGCCGGAGCTGCTGGTGGGGACGGTAGGGGAGGGCCCCGGAGCCGGGCTGAAGGTGCCGGGCGAAGCCTCCGAGAccgaagaggaggaggaggaggaggaggaggaggaggaggaggaggagcagaggccGAAGACGCCGCCGGTGCTGGCGGAGGAGCCGGCGGCCCTTTGGGGGGGCGGCCCCTCGCTGCTGCAGCAGCGGCTGCGGGAGGGGAcggggcggctgcggggggcGGTGGGCAGCGTCCTCCGGCAGAGCTACGGCAGCGCAGCCCGGAGcctgggggggctggggggagcccTGAGCCGGGCGCAGGTgaccgcagccgccgccgcgcaCTGCCTGCGCCTGGCCCGCCGCGATCTGCGCGCCGTGGCCGACACCATCGATATCGTCACAGCCTGTCACCTCCTGCCCGACATCCGCGGGCAGCTCTGA
- the CCDC61 gene encoding centrosomal protein CCDC61 isoform X2, whose amino-acid sequence MGEPRYLQAECAFRPGAHTVRVTLTRTTLRVEVEAHGTADLWRGEFDAAFIEDLTRKTGNFKQFGIFCSMLESALTQSSDSVSLELLTYTDLETLHSRKVGAVTRPPPSTSSPLNTKRYLILVYSVEFDRIHYPLPLPYAGRPDLVALVRELQEQLAQLRARRLEETQHLRDALWQALEEKRAAEARHRREYRQLAAELAQAKSLEQRLQQRVKNLTAELASYRRGRQKSASPAPRPQKQRSASLESHRSSRGRPSPKSQSPAGSRQPRFDPTAFVRARQWRQKEAELRNQRRGVASGSTSPARSHRRSSSAESSRSWRLGGSSGSKASERPEPVPCRGRRVTRSRRPLSTSSCNGPCMVPRPAASDKLPVCRTGGKRPGKENRSKEPSAELAEIDARLQALQEYMDSLSTHM is encoded by the exons ATGGGGGAGCCGCGCTACCTGCAGGCCGAATGCGCTTTCCGGCCCGGGGCACACACGGTGCGGGTGACCCTGACCCGCACCACGTTGCGGGTGGAGGTGGAGGCTCACGGCACCGCCGACCTGTGGAGAGGCGAGTTCGATGCCGCCT TCATCGAGGACCTGACCCGCAAAACGGGGAATTTCAAGCAGTTTGGCATTTTCTGCAGCATGCTGGAGTCGGCACTGACACAG AGTAGCGACTCGGTCAGCCTGGAGCTCCTCACCTACACCGACTTGGAGACCCTGCATAGCCGCAAAGTGGGGGCAGTCACCCGGCCTCCCCCTTCCACCTCTTCCCCCCTCAACACCAAGCGCTACCTCATCCTCGTCTACTCTGTGGAGTTCGATAG GATCCATTACCCGCTGCCACTGCCCTACGCGGGGCGGCCGGACCTTGTGGCGCTGGtgcgggagctgcaggagcagctggcgCAGCTCCGGGCCCGgcgcctggaggagacacaacaCTTACGGGACGC GCTGTGGCAGGCACTGGAGGAGAAGCGGGCAGCAGAGGCCCGGCACCGGCGCGAGTACCGGCAGCTGGCTGCAGAG CTGGCCCAGGCAAAGTCAttggagcagaggctgcagcagcggGTGAAGAATCTGACAGCTGAACTGGCCTCCTACAGGAGGGG CCGCCAGAAatctgccagcccagccccacgcCCCCAGAAGCAACGCTCAGCATCCCTGGAGAGCCACAGGAGCAGCCGGGGCCGCCCCTCACCAAAGTCCCAGTCACCCGCAG GCTCTCGCCAACCACGCTTCGACCCCACTGCCTTTGTCAGGGCCCGTCAGTGGCGGCAGAAGGAAGCTGAGCTCAGAAA CCAGCGGCGTGGAGTGGCTTCTGGCAGCACCAGCCCGGCGAGGAGCCACAGGCGCAGCTCGTCTG CCGAAAGCTCCCGGAGCTGGCGCTTGGGAGGGAGCTCTGGCAGCAAAGCCAGTGAGCGCCCCGAGCCTGTGCCCTGCAG gggcaggagagtGACCCGTTCACGGAGACCCCTGAGCACCTCGTCCTGCAATGGCCCTTGTATG GTGCCTCGCCCCGCTGCCAGCGACAAGCTGCCAGTGTGCAGGACTGGTGGCAAGCGCCCTGGTAAAG AGAACCGCTCCAAGGAGCCCTCAGCTGAGCTGGCTGAGATCGATGCCCggctgcaggctctgcaggagTACATGGACAGCCTGAGCACCCATATGTAA
- the CCDC61 gene encoding centrosomal protein CCDC61 isoform X1, whose amino-acid sequence MRQGRSRAPRAMGEPRYLQAECAFRPGAHTVRVTLTRTTLRVEVEAHGTADLWRGEFDAAFIEDLTRKTGNFKQFGIFCSMLESALTQSSDSVSLELLTYTDLETLHSRKVGAVTRPPPSTSSPLNTKRYLILVYSVEFDRIHYPLPLPYAGRPDLVALVRELQEQLAQLRARRLEETQHLRDALWQALEEKRAAEARHRREYRQLAAELAQAKSLEQRLQQRVKNLTAELASYRRGRQKSASPAPRPQKQRSASLESHRSSRGRPSPKSQSPAGSRQPRFDPTAFVRARQWRQKEAELRNQRRGVASGSTSPARSHRRSSSAESSRSWRLGGSSGSKASERPEPVPCRGRRVTRSRRPLSTSSCNGPCMVPRPAASDKLPVCRTGGKRPGKENRSKEPSAELAEIDARLQALQEYMDSLSTHM is encoded by the exons ATGCGGCAGGGTCGCTCCCG AGCCCCTCGTGCCATGGGGGAGCCGCGCTACCTGCAGGCCGAATGCGCTTTCCGGCCCGGGGCACACACGGTGCGGGTGACCCTGACCCGCACCACGTTGCGGGTGGAGGTGGAGGCTCACGGCACCGCCGACCTGTGGAGAGGCGAGTTCGATGCCGCCT TCATCGAGGACCTGACCCGCAAAACGGGGAATTTCAAGCAGTTTGGCATTTTCTGCAGCATGCTGGAGTCGGCACTGACACAG AGTAGCGACTCGGTCAGCCTGGAGCTCCTCACCTACACCGACTTGGAGACCCTGCATAGCCGCAAAGTGGGGGCAGTCACCCGGCCTCCCCCTTCCACCTCTTCCCCCCTCAACACCAAGCGCTACCTCATCCTCGTCTACTCTGTGGAGTTCGATAG GATCCATTACCCGCTGCCACTGCCCTACGCGGGGCGGCCGGACCTTGTGGCGCTGGtgcgggagctgcaggagcagctggcgCAGCTCCGGGCCCGgcgcctggaggagacacaacaCTTACGGGACGC GCTGTGGCAGGCACTGGAGGAGAAGCGGGCAGCAGAGGCCCGGCACCGGCGCGAGTACCGGCAGCTGGCTGCAGAG CTGGCCCAGGCAAAGTCAttggagcagaggctgcagcagcggGTGAAGAATCTGACAGCTGAACTGGCCTCCTACAGGAGGGG CCGCCAGAAatctgccagcccagccccacgcCCCCAGAAGCAACGCTCAGCATCCCTGGAGAGCCACAGGAGCAGCCGGGGCCGCCCCTCACCAAAGTCCCAGTCACCCGCAG GCTCTCGCCAACCACGCTTCGACCCCACTGCCTTTGTCAGGGCCCGTCAGTGGCGGCAGAAGGAAGCTGAGCTCAGAAA CCAGCGGCGTGGAGTGGCTTCTGGCAGCACCAGCCCGGCGAGGAGCCACAGGCGCAGCTCGTCTG CCGAAAGCTCCCGGAGCTGGCGCTTGGGAGGGAGCTCTGGCAGCAAAGCCAGTGAGCGCCCCGAGCCTGTGCCCTGCAG gggcaggagagtGACCCGTTCACGGAGACCCCTGAGCACCTCGTCCTGCAATGGCCCTTGTATG GTGCCTCGCCCCGCTGCCAGCGACAAGCTGCCAGTGTGCAGGACTGGTGGCAAGCGCCCTGGTAAAG AGAACCGCTCCAAGGAGCCCTCAGCTGAGCTGGCTGAGATCGATGCCCggctgcaggctctgcaggagTACATGGACAGCCTGAGCACCCATATGTAA